A genome region from Hevea brasiliensis isolate MT/VB/25A 57/8 chromosome 9, ASM3005281v1, whole genome shotgun sequence includes the following:
- the LOC110653433 gene encoding receptor-like protein kinase BRI1-like 3, whose product MKREWRRVSSQEQGIMGIFGFGYVLLLLLIIPSQARELASQQSSNDDIVGLLAFKKSSVQSDPKNKLANWTIDSPSPCSWFGVSCSADARRVTSVNLTNAGLIGSLHLPDLTALPALTSLILRGNLFSAGDLSASTSTPCALETLDLSSNNISDPLPGRSFLLSCNHLAHVNLSHNSIPGFTLPFGPSLLQLDLSGNRISDSTVFNRALSNCQNLNFLNFSDNKLAGKLETSPISCKSLSVLDLSCNLLSGEIPPSFVADSLPSLKILDLSHNNFSGSFSGLDFGHCSNLSLVSLSRNRLSGTAFPTSLNNCEVLETLDLSHNELNLKIPGAILARLKNLKQLSLSDNHFFGDIPPELGQACGTLQELDLSANELTGGLPLNFVSCSSLQRLNLGHNFLSGDFLPTIVSRLQSLKYLYVPFNNITGPVPLSLTNCSQLLELDLSSNAFTGNVPSEFCSSSNPSKLQKLLLANNYLSGKVPSELGSCKNLRRIDLSFNNLIGQIPSEIWTLPNLSDLVMWANNLTGDIPEGICENGGNLETLILNNNLLTGSIPKSIGRCTNLIWISLSSNQLSGEIPPSIGNLVRLAILQMGNNSLSGRIPPELGKCKSLIWLDLNSNDLIGPLPPELANQSGIIIPGIVSGKQFAFVRNEGGTSCRGAGGLVEFEGIRSERLENLHMVHSCPTTRIYSGKTVYTFSSNGSMIYLDLAYNSLSGTIPENFGLMSYLQVLNLGHNKLTGSIPDSFGGLKEIGVLDLSHNDLQGFIPASLGTLSFLSDLDVSNNNLSGVIPSGGQLTTFPASRYENNSGLCGVPLLPCGSGGSQPSSYHRAKKQSVAAGMVIGIAFFMLCIFVLTLAFYRVKKFQQKEEQREKYIESLPTSGSSSWKLSGVPEPLSINIATFEKPLRKLTFAHLLEATNGFSDDSLIGSGGFGQVYKAKLRDGCIVAIKKLVHVTSQGDREFMAEMETIGKIKHRNLVPLLGYCKVGEERLLVYEYMKWGSLESVLHDRSKGGCSRLDWAARKKIAIGSARGLAFLHHSCIPHIIHRDMKSSNVLLDENFDARVSDFGMARLVNALDTHLSVSTLAGTPGYVPPEYYQSFRCTAKGDVYSYGVILLELLSGKKPIDPLEFGDDNNLVGWAKQLHREERDNGILDPELTLQKSWESELHQYLRIAFECLEEKPFKRPTMIQVMAMFKELQVDSQNDILDGFSLKDVVIDELREKESSS is encoded by the coding sequence ATGAAGAGAGAATGGAGGAGGGTATCATCACAAGAGCAAGGCATCATGGGAATTTTTGGCTTTGGCTATGTACTGTTGCTGCTTCTAATCATACCCTCACAGGCTAGAGAATTGGCTTCACAGCAAAGTAGCAATGATGATATTGTGGGGTTGCTAGCCTTCAAGAAATCCTCTGTTCAATCTGATCCAAAGAACAAATTAGCCAACTGGACTATCGATTCCCCTAGCCCATGTTCATGGTTTGGTGTCTCTTGTTCTGCTGATGCCCGTCGTGTAACCTCTGTCAACCTCACCAACGCTGGCCTCATTGGCAGTCTACACCTCCCTGATCTCACTGCTTTGCCAGCTCTCACCAGTCTTATTCTACGAGGCAATTTGTTCTCTGCTGGTGATCTCTCTGCCTCCACTTCTACTCCCTGCGCTCTAGAGACTCTTGACCTGTCCTCCAATAACATCTCCGATCCTCTTCCGGGAAGGTCCTTCCTTCTCTCTTGTAATCATCTGGCTCATGTTAACCTCTCTCACAATTCCATTCCTGGGTTCACTCTCCCGTTTGGTCCTTCTTTACTGCAGCTTGACCTCTCTGGCAATCGAATCTCTGATTCTACCGTCTTCAATCGCGCTCTTTCTAACTGTCAGAACTTGAATTTCCTCAATTTCTCTGATAACAAGCTCGCTGGCAAACTTGAAACAAGTCCCATATCTTGCAAGAGTCTGTCAGTTTTAGACCTTTCATGTAATTTGCTATCTGGGGAGATACCGCCTAGCTTTGTTGCAGACTCTCTACCATCTCTCAAGATTCTGGATCTATCCCACAATAACTTTTCTGGCAGCTTCTCCGGTCTGGATTTTGGACACTGCAGCAACctcagtttggtcagtttgtcacGGAACAGGCTTTCTGGCACGGCGTTTCCAACTAGTCTGAACAACTGTGAGGTTTTGGAGACGCTTGACCTCTCCCATAATGAACTAAATCTCAAGATTCCTGGTGCCATACTGGCAAGGTTGAAGAATTTGAAGCAGCTGTCTCTATCTGACAATCACTTCTTTGGTGATATTCCTCCGGAATTGGGACAGGCTTGTGGGACTCTGCAGGAGCTGGATCTATCAGCAAATGAACTCACTGGTGGCTTGCCGCTAAATTTTGTATCATGTTCTTCTCTGCAGAGACTAAACCTCGGACACAATTTCCTTTCAGGTGATTTCCTCCCTACTATTGTCAGTAGGCTTCAAAGTCTGAAATATCTCTACGTACCATTCAACAACATAACTGGTCCTGTGCCCTTGTCTCTGACAAATTGTTCTCAGCTGCTAGAGCTTGACCTTAGTTCCAATGCATTTACGGGGAATGTTCCTTCTGAGTTCTGCTCCTCCTCTAACCCCTCTAAATTGCAGAAGTTACTTCTGGCCAACAATTACCTGTCAGGGAAAGTGCCCTCAGAGCTTGGAAGCTGCAAAAACCTGAGAAGAATTGATCTTAGTTTCAACAATCTGATTGGTCAGATTCCTTCAGAGATTTGGACCTTGCCAAATCTTTCTGACTTGGTCATGTGGGCAAACAACCTCACAGGTGATATTCCGGAAGGCATATGCGAGAATGGAGGAAACCTTGAAACTTTGATTCTCAACAACAATCTCCTTACTGGAAGCATTCCTAAGTCCATTGGCCGTTGTACCAATTTGATTTGGATATCACTTTCCAGCAACCAGCTTAGTGGAGAAATCCCTCCTAGTATTGGAAATCTCGTTAGGCTTGCTATACTCCAAATGGGTAACAATTCACTCAGTGGACGAATACCACCAGAGCTTGGAAAGTGTAAGAGCCTTATCTGGCTTGACTTGAACAGCAATGACCTTATTGGTCCCCTCCCACCTGAGCTTGCAAATCAATCTGGCATAATTATTCCTGGAATTGTATCAGGAAAGCAGTTTGCATTTGTGAGAAATGAAGGTGGGACATCTTGCAGAGGAGCTGGAGGACTAGTTGAATTTGAGGGGATTCGATCAGAGAGGCTGGAAAATTTACACATGGTTCACTCTTGTCCAACGACCAGAATTTATTCTGGGAAGACAGTTTACACCTTTTCCAGCAATGGCAGCATGATATACCTTGATCTTGCCTACAATTCCTTGTCCGGAACTATCCCTGAAAATTTTGGTTTGATGAGCTATTTGCAGGTTCTGAATTTGGGGCACAACAAGCTAACTGGAAGTATTCCTGACAGTTTTGGAGGTCTGAAAGAaattggagttctggatctgtCTCACAATGATCTTCAAGGATTTATCCCAGCATCTTTAGGGACTCTCTCATTTCTTAGTGATCTTGATGTCTCTAATAACAACCTCTCTGGTGTCATCCCTTCTGGTGGTCAGCTGACCACTTTCCCAGCATCCAGATATGAAAACAATTCTGGCCTTTGCGGGGTACCATTGCTCCCTTGTGGCTCCGGAGGCAGCCAGCCAAGCTCTTATCACCGGGCAAAGAAGCAGTCTGTGGCAGCAGGGATGGTCATTGGCATTGCATTCTTCATGTTGTGCATCTTTGTCCTCACATTAGCTTTTTATCGTGTGAAGAAGTTTCAACAAAAGGAAGAACAGAGAGAGAAGTATATTGAAAGCCTTCCAACTTCAGGTAGCAGCAGCTGGAAACTTTCAGGCGTTCCTGAGCCTTTGAGCATCAATATTGCTACATTTGAGAAACCTTTGCGTAAGCTGACCTTTGCACATCTGCTTGAAGCTACCAATGGTTTCAGTGATGATAGCTTGATAGGGTCTGGAGGGTTTGGACAGGTCTACAAGGCAAAACTAAGAGACGGCTGTATTGTTGCGATAAAGAAACTTGTTCACGTTACAAGCCAGGGAGACAGAGAGTTTATGGCAGAAATGGAAACTATTGGGAAAATCAAGCACCGGAACCTGGTTCCTTTGCTGGGTTACTGTAAAGTTGGAGAGGAAAGGCTGCTTGTGTATGAGTACATGAAATGGGGAAGTTTAGAATCAGTTCTTCATGACAGGTCCAAAGGAGGGTGCTCAAGGCTTGATTGGGCAGCAAGAAAGAAGATTGCCATAGGTTCAGCAAGAGGTCTTGCATTCCTTCACCACAGCTGCATACCACACATTATCCACCGGGACATGAAGTCTAGCAATGTTCTTCTAGATGAAAACTTTGATGCCAGGGTTTCTGATTTTGGCATGGCAAGATTGGTGAATGCTCTTGACACACATCTTAGCGTAAGCACACTTGCCGGAACTCCAGGTTATGTGCCTCCTGAGTATTACCAGAGCTTCAGGTGCACAGCCAAAGGAGATGTCTACAGTTATGGTGTCATACTGTTGGAGCTCCTCTCAGGCAAGAAGCCAATAGACCCGTTGGAGTTTGGTGATGACAACAACCTTGTAGGATGGGCAAAGCAACTTCACAGAGAAGAGAGAGACAATGGAATACTGGATCCTGAGTTGACATTGCAAAAATCTTGGGAGTCTGAATTACATCAATATCTTAGAATTGCTTTTGAGTGCCTTGAAGAAAAGCCTTTCAAGAGACCAACAATGATTCAGGTGATGGCCATGTTCAAAGAGCTTCAGGTTGATTCTCAAAATGATATCCTAGATGGTTTCTCACTGAAAGATGTAGTAATTGATGAACTGAGAGAGAAAGAATCTAGTTCATGA